TCCGGCCTTCGCGAAGAGCTTCCTGTTGTAGATCAGGCCCATCGAGTAGCCGGTGCGCGGGATGCCGTAGATCTTGCCGTCGACGGTGTAGATGTCGCGCAGTTGCTGCTGGATCGTGCTGTAGCTCTTGAGGTCCTTGACGTAACTGGTGATGTCGGCGGCCTGGTTGACGTCGACGACATGGCCCGCATCGGTGAAGTACGTGTAGAAGACGTCCTCCATCTGGCCGCCGGCGAGCTTGGCGTCGAAGGTCTTGGGGTCCTGGCAGGGGAACGCGTCGTGTGCGACGACGTCGATGTCCGGGTTCTGCTTCTCGAAGGCGGCGACGTCCGCCTCGAAGAACTTCCGGTCGACCTTGGCGCTCTTGGGCGGCATGCAGTTGACGGTGATGCGGGTCTTCCCGTCGGCCGTGTCGTCGCTCGACCCGCAGGCGGTGAGAGTCAGCGAACAGGCCATGAGCGTGAGGAAGGTACGACGGAACCCGGTGCTTCTCATCGGTGGACCCCTCTGGGCAGGAGCGTGGAAGGCCCACGGCAGCACGCGGGGGTGCGCGCCGCCGGGCCAAGGCCATGTCGGCCTGGCTGGCGCCGCACACTCAAGCACCGCCGACATCCGTCCGCAAGATGTCGCGCAGAGTCTGTAATTATTTGACAGTCGGTTGGATCTCCTCGATCTCAGCCGCGCGACGCTTGCGCGGTCGACCCCCGAACGACCAGCTCAGGCTCGAAGAGCAGCTCGTCGGCGGGTACGGAGCTGCCGCCGATCTGCGCGTTCAGCAGCTCCACGGCGGCGCGGCCCATGGCCTCGATGGGCTGGCGGACGGTGGTGAGCGGCGGTTCGGTGCAGTTCATGAACGCCGAGTCGTCGTAGCCCACGACGGACACCTCGGTGGGGACGCCGAGTCCCTTGCGCCGGGCGGCCCTTATCGCACCCAGGGCGAGCGGGTCGCTGGCGCAGATGATGCCGGTCACCCCGCGGTCGATGAGCCGGGCGGCCGCCGCGTGACCGCCCTCGATCGAGAACATGGCCCGCGCGATGTGCTCGTCGGGCAGCTGCACGCCCAGCGCCCGGGCGGCCGTCAGCTTGCGCGCCGACGGCATGTGGTCGCCGGGGCCGAGGACCAGCCCGATGCGCTCGTGGCCGAGGGAGGCCAGATGGCGCCAGGCCTGCTCGACGGCGACCGCGTCGTCACAGGAGACGCCGGGGAAACCGAGATCCTCGATGGCCGCGTTGATCAGCACGACCGGGATGTTGCGGTCGGCGAGCCGGCGGTAGTGGTCGTGCGGGGCATCCGCCTGCGCGTACAGCCCGCCCGCGAACACCACGCCGGAGACCTGCTGCTCGAGCAGCAGCGCCACATAGTCGGCCTCCGAGACGCCGCCCTTGGTCTGGGTGCACAGCACCGGGGTGAGGCCGAGCTGCGCGAGCGCGCCGCCGATCACCTCGGCGAACGCCGGGAAGATCGGGTTCTGCAGCTCGGGCAGGACGAGGCCGACCAGCCGGGCGCGTTCGCCGCGCAGTTGGGTGGGCCGCTCGTAGCCGAGGACGTCGAGTGCGGAGAGCACCGCCTGCCGGGTGGAGTCGGAGACACCGGGCTTGCCATTGAGCACCCGGCTGACCGTGGCCTCACTGACCCCGACCTTCTTCGCCACCTGCGCAAGTCGTCGCGTCATGCGCGCAAGAATAGCGCAAGAAATGCAAGCTGCTTGCGCAAATCTCAGCTCTTTGCGCTAGGGCTTGGCCCACAGCCCCCGGACGTGGCCCAGGTGGCGGGCCATCACCTCCCGCACGGCCTCCGCGTCCCGCGCCAGCAGCGCATCGAGCAGCTCGATGTGCTCCTGGGCCGAGGCCTCGAGGCGCCCCTGCGCCACCAGCGCGGTCAGCCCGTACAAACGGGAGCGGCGCCGCAAGTCCCGTACGACTTCCACGAGATGGTCATTGCCCGCGAGCGCCAGCAGCCCGAGATGGAAGCGCAGATCGGCCTCGACGTAAGCGATCAGGTCGCCTGCCGCGGCGGAGGTGACGATCTCCTCGGCGACCGGGCGCAGCGCCT
Above is a genomic segment from Streptomyces sp. R21 containing:
- a CDS encoding LacI family DNA-binding transcriptional regulator, producing the protein MTRRLAQVAKKVGVSEATVSRVLNGKPGVSDSTRQAVLSALDVLGYERPTQLRGERARLVGLVLPELQNPIFPAFAEVIGGALAQLGLTPVLCTQTKGGVSEADYVALLLEQQVSGVVFAGGLYAQADAPHDHYRRLADRNIPVVLINAAIEDLGFPGVSCDDAVAVEQAWRHLASLGHERIGLVLGPGDHMPSARKLTAARALGVQLPDEHIARAMFSIEGGHAAAARLIDRGVTGIICASDPLALGAIRAARRKGLGVPTEVSVVGYDDSAFMNCTEPPLTTVRQPIEAMGRAAVELLNAQIGGSSVPADELLFEPELVVRGSTAQASRG